In Fodinicola acaciae, the following proteins share a genomic window:
- a CDS encoding cold-shock protein, producing MAQGTVKWFNAEKGYGFIAVDGGQDVFVHFSAIQMDGYKSLEDGQRVEFEVTQGQKGPQAEAVHVVG from the coding sequence GTGGCACAGGGAACCGTCAAGTGGTTCAACGCTGAAAAGGGCTACGGCTTCATTGCCGTCGATGGCGGCCAGGACGTGTTCGTCCACTTCTCCGCCATCCAGATGGACGGCTACAAGTCGCTCGAGGACGGCCAGCGCGTCGAGTTCGAGGTGACCCAGGGCCAGAAGGGCCCGCAGGCCGAGGCGGTCCATGTCGTCGGCTAG
- the thrC gene encoding threonine synthase codes for MTVAPSPASCLRCRNCGAEYPLIAIHACAECFGPLEVGYDQATLSAVTREQIEAGPQNIWRYAPLLPVGQDPDSRASLNPGMTKLVRADRLGAELGFTAPLWVKDDSGNPTHAFKDRVVSMAMTAAKGLGYTSVACASTGNLANSVAAHAARVGWQATVFIPSDLEAMKVVASSVYAPRLVAVDGSYDDVNRLTSELGETDEFEKTAFVNQNVRPYYAEGSKTLGYEVAEQLGWKLPAQVVIPIASGSLLTKIDKAFGELVRIGLVEDTPWKVFGAQSLGCSPVYEAFQAGHDVVRPVRPTGIAKSLNIGNPADGPYVLDAVRRTGGSIAVADDDDIREGISLLARTTGVFAETAGGVTVSCLAKLVKDGLIDTSQETVVYNTGEGLKTAEVLDVSPTHRIKPSLKSAAEAGLID; via the coding sequence TTGACCGTCGCGCCGTCCCCGGCCAGCTGTCTGCGTTGTCGCAACTGTGGCGCCGAATATCCCCTGATCGCCATCCATGCCTGTGCCGAGTGTTTCGGCCCACTGGAGGTCGGCTACGACCAGGCGACGTTGTCCGCGGTCACCCGCGAGCAGATCGAGGCCGGTCCGCAGAACATCTGGCGGTACGCGCCGCTGCTGCCGGTCGGCCAGGACCCGGACAGCCGGGCCAGCCTCAACCCCGGCATGACCAAGCTGGTGCGGGCCGACCGGCTCGGAGCCGAGCTCGGCTTCACCGCGCCGCTGTGGGTCAAGGACGACAGCGGCAACCCCACGCACGCCTTCAAGGACCGCGTGGTGTCGATGGCGATGACCGCCGCCAAGGGCCTCGGCTACACCTCGGTGGCCTGCGCGTCCACCGGCAACCTGGCCAACTCGGTGGCCGCGCACGCGGCCAGGGTCGGCTGGCAGGCGACCGTGTTCATCCCGTCCGACCTGGAGGCCATGAAGGTCGTCGCCAGCTCGGTGTACGCGCCGCGGCTGGTCGCCGTCGACGGGTCGTACGACGACGTCAACCGGCTGACCAGCGAGCTCGGCGAGACCGACGAGTTCGAGAAGACCGCGTTCGTCAACCAGAACGTGCGGCCCTACTACGCCGAGGGTTCCAAGACGCTCGGCTACGAGGTCGCCGAGCAGCTCGGCTGGAAGCTGCCGGCGCAGGTGGTCATCCCGATCGCCTCCGGCTCGCTGCTCACCAAGATCGACAAGGCTTTCGGTGAGCTGGTCAGGATCGGCCTGGTCGAGGACACCCCGTGGAAGGTCTTCGGCGCGCAGTCGCTGGGCTGCTCGCCGGTCTACGAGGCCTTCCAGGCCGGTCACGACGTCGTACGGCCGGTGCGGCCGACCGGCATCGCCAAGAGCCTCAACATCGGCAACCCGGCCGACGGGCCGTACGTGCTGGACGCGGTGCGGCGGACCGGTGGCTCGATCGCGGTGGCCGATGACGACGACATCCGCGAAGGCATTTCACTGCTGGCGCGTACGACCGGCGTCTTCGCCGAGACGGCCGGCGGAGTGACCGTCTCGTGCCTGGCGAAGCTGGTCAAGGACGGCCTGATCGACACCTCGCAGGAGACGGTGGTCTACAACACCGGCGAGGGCCTGAAGACCGCCGAGGTGCTCGACGTGAGCCCCACCCACCGGATCAAGCCGTCGCTGAAATCGGCGGCCGAGGCCGGCCTGATCGACTGA
- a CDS encoding DUF3558 family protein, with protein sequence MSTFFGPPAIRRAVVAGIAAVALGAGGAALTGCGLIPKAAPSPSATGLPQAAESPSPSAGPGFPDVCKLFTNDEIGALTKATITDAKPDDKSTKDQPDCAWSSADGGAVTTIYLANKTKAKFDDESGGYQAVTGIGDGAYENHGILTVLHGTTEITVIFGGGGDDSIAVQKSIAQKVIDKLDNPSPSPSAS encoded by the coding sequence GTGTCCACGTTCTTCGGTCCCCCGGCGATCCGCCGGGCTGTCGTCGCCGGCATCGCCGCCGTCGCGCTCGGCGCCGGTGGCGCCGCGCTCACCGGCTGCGGCCTGATCCCCAAGGCGGCGCCGTCGCCGTCGGCCACCGGCCTGCCACAGGCCGCCGAGTCGCCGAGCCCGTCGGCCGGCCCGGGTTTTCCTGACGTCTGCAAGCTGTTCACCAACGACGAGATCGGCGCGCTGACCAAGGCGACGATCACCGACGCCAAGCCCGACGACAAGTCCACCAAGGACCAGCCCGATTGCGCGTGGTCGAGCGCGGACGGCGGCGCCGTCACCACGATTTATCTTGCCAACAAGACCAAAGCCAAGTTCGACGACGAGTCCGGCGGCTATCAGGCGGTGACCGGCATCGGCGACGGCGCGTACGAGAACCACGGCATCCTCACCGTGCTGCACGGCACCACCGAGATCACCGTCATTTTCGGCGGCGGTGGCGACGACAGCATCGCCGTACAGAAAAGCATCGCGCAGAAGGTGATCGACAAGCTCGACAACCCGTCGCCGTCGCCGTCCGCCTCCTGA
- a CDS encoding glucosyl-3-phosphoglycerate synthase produces the protein MHPRARRWFAQHTTAAGDWPVQRLRAAKGLTVVSVVLPALNEEHTIGTIVEGLVKLAERTSLVDEIVVMDSGSTDRTAEVARQAGASVFHRDDVLADYGSRPGKGEVLWKSLYVTHGDVLVFVDADLLDFGEHYVTGLLGPLLTDPETLLVKAFYDRPLLDVSVTGGGRVTELMARPLLCTFFPELAGVAQPLAGEYAARRDLLEKLPFAPGYGVETGLLVDTLRTHGLDAIAQVDLGERTHGHQDTAALGRMAASILATVATRVVPEHPLWPALTQFQREDGELRAVDSVVSSEERQPIVELPEYRYRTRTLD, from the coding sequence ATGCATCCCCGCGCTCGTCGCTGGTTCGCGCAGCACACCACCGCGGCCGGCGACTGGCCGGTGCAGCGGCTGCGGGCCGCGAAGGGGCTGACGGTGGTCAGCGTCGTGCTGCCGGCGCTCAACGAGGAACACACCATCGGCACCATCGTCGAAGGCCTGGTGAAGCTGGCCGAGCGGACCAGCCTGGTCGACGAGATCGTGGTGATGGACTCCGGTTCCACCGACCGCACGGCCGAGGTCGCCCGGCAGGCCGGCGCGAGCGTCTTCCACCGCGACGACGTGCTGGCCGACTACGGATCGCGGCCCGGCAAAGGCGAAGTGCTGTGGAAGTCGCTGTACGTGACCCACGGCGACGTGCTGGTGTTCGTCGACGCGGATCTGTTGGACTTCGGTGAACATTACGTCACCGGCCTGCTCGGCCCGCTGCTCACCGACCCGGAAACGTTGCTGGTCAAGGCTTTCTACGACCGGCCGCTGCTGGACGTCTCGGTCACCGGCGGCGGCCGCGTCACCGAGCTGATGGCGCGGCCGCTGCTGTGCACGTTCTTCCCGGAGCTGGCCGGCGTGGCACAGCCGCTGGCCGGCGAATACGCGGCACGCCGGGATCTGTTGGAAAAACTTCCGTTCGCGCCGGGTTACGGCGTGGAGACCGGGCTGTTGGTGGACACCCTGCGCACGCACGGGCTCGACGCGATCGCGCAGGTCGACCTCGGTGAGCGTACGCACGGCCACCAGGACACCGCGGCACTCGGCCGGATGGCCGCGAGCATCCTGGCGACGGTCGCCACGCGCGTCGTACCAGAGCATCCGCTGTGGCCGGCGCTCACCCAGTTTCAACGCGAGGACGGCGAACTGCGTGCCGTCGACTCGGTGGTCAGCTCCGAGGAGCGGCAGCCGATCGTGGAACTTCCGGAATATCGCTATCGGACGCGTACGCTCGACTGA
- a CDS encoding MFS transporter — MRKWIPLVAVCLGTFMLLLDVTIVIVALPRMAAALHTPLSGLQWVIDAYALVLASLLLTAGSLADRAGRRRVFVAGLGIFALGSLGCGLAPTVWLLVAARALQGIGGATMFATTLSLIGATYHGRDRGTALSVWSAVAGAAAAIGPLAGGVITETVGWRWIFLVNLPVCAIAVALVLTSMTESRLAHRGRLDIGGMVALVVAASATTYAIIAGGEDGGLSVRTLASLAVAAAGLGALVWWENRASDPMLDLRLFRRPAFVGVLVAGVALQAGAFTVLPYTSVWLQSVLGLSALQAGLIQFPLSVMSFVVPLAFGRWLHRFPHRDVIAVALLAVAAGAFGQAVISGGSAAWVILPGSLLVGVGVGMVGPVLAGAALAAAPPERAGVAGAAMNTFRQLGLALGVAVLGSVTAAGMAGALTGRVSDPLAVAQRLSSGTAETSVGGQLLREAFAAGLDAAYLVAGAVAAVGALAVFLLMRAKVSRAYASDSDIPEVPRSAAAPRS, encoded by the coding sequence ATGCGTAAGTGGATACCGCTGGTCGCGGTGTGCCTCGGCACGTTCATGTTGCTGCTGGACGTGACCATCGTGATCGTCGCGCTGCCGCGGATGGCCGCGGCACTGCACACGCCGCTGTCCGGCCTGCAATGGGTGATCGACGCGTACGCGCTGGTGCTCGCGTCACTGCTGCTGACCGCCGGCTCACTCGCCGACCGGGCCGGCCGACGGCGCGTTTTCGTTGCCGGACTGGGGATTTTCGCACTCGGCTCGCTCGGCTGCGGCCTGGCGCCGACGGTTTGGCTGCTGGTGGCCGCACGTGCGTTGCAAGGCATTGGTGGCGCCACGATGTTCGCGACCACGTTGTCGTTGATCGGCGCGACCTATCACGGTCGCGATCGCGGCACGGCGCTGTCGGTCTGGTCGGCGGTGGCCGGCGCGGCGGCCGCGATCGGTCCGCTGGCCGGTGGTGTCATCACCGAAACCGTTGGCTGGCGGTGGATTTTCCTGGTCAACCTGCCGGTTTGCGCGATCGCGGTCGCGCTGGTGCTGACCAGCATGACCGAAAGCCGGCTGGCGCACCGCGGACGGCTGGACATCGGCGGCATGGTGGCGCTGGTGGTGGCCGCCTCGGCGACCACGTACGCGATCATCGCCGGCGGCGAGGACGGCGGGCTTTCGGTGCGTACGCTGGCAAGCCTGGCGGTCGCAGCCGCCGGACTCGGTGCCTTGGTCTGGTGGGAAAACCGCGCTTCGGACCCGATGCTGGACCTGCGGTTGTTCCGCCGGCCGGCGTTCGTCGGCGTGCTGGTCGCCGGTGTCGCCCTGCAGGCCGGCGCTTTCACGGTCCTGCCGTACACCTCGGTGTGGCTGCAGTCGGTGCTCGGCCTGAGTGCGCTGCAGGCCGGTCTCATCCAGTTTCCGCTGAGTGTCATGTCTTTCGTGGTTCCGTTGGCGTTCGGCCGCTGGCTGCACCGGTTTCCGCACCGCGATGTCATCGCGGTCGCGCTGCTGGCCGTGGCCGCCGGCGCTTTTGGCCAGGCGGTCATTTCCGGCGGTTCCGCGGCGTGGGTCATCCTGCCCGGCAGCCTGTTGGTCGGCGTGGGGGTCGGCATGGTCGGACCGGTGCTCGCCGGTGCCGCGCTGGCCGCGGCGCCGCCGGAACGCGCCGGAGTCGCCGGCGCGGCGATGAACACCTTCCGGCAACTCGGCCTGGCGCTCGGCGTCGCCGTACTCGGCTCGGTGACGGCCGCCGGCATGGCCGGCGCGCTGACCGGACGGGTCAGCGATCCGCTCGCGGTGGCGCAGCGACTTTCCAGCGGTACGGCCGAAACCTCCGTCGGCGGGCAGCTGCTGCGCGAGGCCTTCGCGGCCGGTCTGGACGCCGCGTACCTGGTGGCGGGAGCGGTCGCCGCGGTCGGAGCGTTGGCGGTTTTCCTGTTGATGCGGGCGAAAGTCAGTCGAGCGTACGCGTCCGATAGCGATATTCCGGAAGTTCCACGATCGGCTGCCGCTCCTCGGAGCTGA
- a CDS encoding Lrp/AsnC family transcriptional regulator, producing MTSDTYDLLDRQLLNGLLIDGRAGFSTMAEVFGVSDQTIARRYRRLRASGVRVLARLQPAMFGDTVWFIRLRCTPDAAVPIATALAKRPDTSYIKLTSGGTEINCIVHAPDDDARDALLLQKLPRTPRIVSMTAHCLIHTFYGGPQTWNGSPDALTPEQVLALVPPPVHEAEHVTLDADDRLLLAELQKDGRMSYRELAAATGMSETSARRRVEHLRRSGAMYFDVEFDPEPLGFHTTAMLWLTVSPAALASVGKAVGQHPEIAFAAATTGTSNLCAVAICRNSAHLYRYLSGTLGSLDDVRHIETAPVMRTIKQLSYD from the coding sequence ATGACATCCGACACATACGACCTGCTCGACAGGCAACTGCTCAACGGCCTGCTGATCGACGGCCGAGCCGGCTTCAGCACGATGGCCGAAGTGTTCGGCGTCTCCGACCAGACGATAGCGCGCCGCTATCGCCGGCTGCGCGCGTCCGGCGTACGCGTGCTGGCGCGGCTCCAGCCGGCGATGTTCGGCGACACCGTCTGGTTCATCCGGCTGCGCTGCACACCGGATGCGGCCGTCCCGATCGCCACCGCGCTGGCCAAGCGGCCGGACACCTCCTACATCAAGCTGACCTCCGGCGGCACCGAGATCAACTGCATCGTGCACGCGCCGGACGACGACGCGCGAGACGCGTTGCTGCTGCAGAAACTGCCGCGTACGCCGCGGATCGTGTCGATGACCGCGCACTGCCTGATCCACACCTTCTATGGCGGCCCGCAGACCTGGAACGGCAGTCCGGACGCGCTCACCCCCGAGCAGGTGCTGGCGCTGGTGCCGCCGCCGGTGCACGAGGCCGAGCACGTCACGCTCGACGCCGATGACCGGCTTTTGCTGGCGGAGCTGCAAAAGGACGGCCGGATGAGCTATCGCGAGCTGGCCGCCGCGACCGGCATGTCGGAGACCAGCGCGCGGCGGCGAGTCGAGCACCTGCGCCGTTCGGGCGCGATGTATTTCGACGTGGAGTTCGACCCGGAGCCGCTCGGCTTCCACACCACCGCGATGCTCTGGCTGACCGTGTCACCGGCCGCGCTGGCCTCGGTGGGCAAAGCGGTCGGTCAGCATCCGGAGATCGCTTTCGCCGCCGCGACGACCGGCACGTCCAACCTGTGCGCGGTGGCGATCTGCCGCAACAGTGCGCATCTTTATCGCTATCTGAGCGGCACGCTCGGCTC